One genomic segment of Actinoplanes ianthinogenes includes these proteins:
- a CDS encoding helix-turn-helix transcriptional regulator translates to MDRALLADFLRARREKLQPEDVGLPRGSRRRTGGLRREELAALAGMSTDYYSRIEQQRGPMPSEQMIGALARALHLSPSEKEHLFALSGHSAPRRVQRDERASLTMRHIVERLPDTPAIVFSRFGEALLQTPKAVALFGDYTRFTGMARYLVYRWFTDPRQRALYPPEDHALRGRVFTVDIRAAYTADPTGTAGEIIEALLAVSPEFAEVWRLHEVDVTHHHDLKRYRHPELGELELYGRRLLDPDEGQELLVFLATPGSPSEAKLRDLRSSSDILS, encoded by the coding sequence ATGGACCGAGCACTGCTGGCGGACTTCCTCCGGGCGCGCCGGGAGAAGCTGCAACCGGAGGACGTCGGGCTCCCCCGAGGCTCCCGGCGTCGTACCGGTGGGCTGCGCCGGGAGGAGCTCGCGGCGCTGGCCGGCATGTCCACCGACTACTACAGCCGGATCGAGCAGCAGCGCGGCCCGATGCCGTCCGAGCAGATGATCGGCGCGCTGGCGCGGGCGCTGCACCTGAGCCCGAGCGAAAAGGAGCACCTGTTCGCCCTCAGCGGGCACTCGGCGCCCCGGCGGGTGCAGCGCGACGAGCGGGCCAGCCTCACCATGCGGCACATCGTCGAGCGGCTCCCGGACACCCCGGCGATCGTGTTCTCCCGGTTCGGCGAGGCCCTGCTGCAGACGCCGAAGGCGGTCGCCCTGTTCGGCGACTACACCCGGTTCACCGGCATGGCCCGATACCTGGTCTACCGCTGGTTCACCGATCCGCGGCAGCGGGCGCTCTATCCGCCCGAGGACCATGCGCTGCGGGGACGGGTCTTCACGGTGGACATCCGGGCGGCGTACACGGCCGACCCGACCGGCACGGCCGGCGAGATCATCGAGGCGCTGCTGGCGGTCAGCCCCGAGTTCGCCGAGGTCTGGCGGCTGCACGAGGTGGACGTCACCCACCACCACGACCTCAAACGCTATCGGCACCCGGAGCTGGGCGAGCTGGAGCTGTACGGCCGGCGGCTGCTGGACCCCGACGAGGGCCAGGAGTTGCTGGTCTTCCTGGCGACGCCGGGCTCGCCGAGCGAGGCGAAGCTGCGGGACCTGCGCTCATCCTCGGACATTCTGTCCTAG